Proteins from one Anastrepha obliqua isolate idAnaObli1 chromosome 2, idAnaObli1_1.0, whole genome shotgun sequence genomic window:
- the LOC129237197 gene encoding isoleucine--tRNA ligase, cytoplasmic, with product MVINSKITTASKHLHSNDIERVPETIHFPTEEQNILEIWQREKTFEHCMQLSEHRPRYTFYDGPPFATGLPHYGHILAGTIKDIVTRYAYQQGYHVERRFGWDCHGLPVEFEIDKQLNIRGPEDVAKMGIATYNAECRKIVMRYAKEWEEVVTRMGRWIDFRNDYKTLYPWYMESIWWVFKQLYDKGLVYEGVKVMPYSTACTTALSNFESGQNYKEVVDPCVVVAFETLNMENTYILIWTTTPWTLPSNYACAVNPNFIYVKVLDKKSQRFYILAESRLSSVYKTEDDYEIVDKFPGQKLANTSYKPPFPYFLEKGAAVNAFRVLVDDYVTSDSGTGIVHNAPYFGEDDYRICLNAGIITKSSTPICPLDEVGRFTAEITDFVGLYVKDADKQIIAKLKQLGTLFSVGQVKHSYPYCWRSDTPLIYKAVPSWFVRVEHMSQNLRECSAQSHWVPENVRDGRFGNWLKEARDWAISRNRYWGTPIPIWRSASGDEIICVGSIEQLAELSGKRIEDLHRETVDEIEIPSAIPGHPPLRRINAVFDCWFESGSMPFAQQHFPFENSHSFMRNFPADFIAEGIDQTRGWFYTLLVISTALFNKVPFKNLIANGLVLAADGQKMSKRKKNYPDPMEVVKKYGADALRLYLINSPVVRAENLRFKEEGVREIIKDVFLPLYNTYRFLLQNIARYEKEDLRGLARYQYDKERHLQSLEHATLLDIWIVSVKESLVEFFAKEMKQYHLYTVVPRLTKFIDQLTNWYIRLNRRRLRGDQGETDCLQALDTLYSVLFALVHLLAPFTPFLSEYIYQRILPFDPNSATFAGTTSVHHQLMPQVNSKSIRLDIEKSVSLMQTVIELGRVMRDRRTMPLKCPLSEIIVIHSDPHSLAAIDSLSDFILSELNVRKLTLSSEKQKYGVTLRAEPDHKTLGQRLKADFKSIMAALKSLTDEEIQTHVSNGYFTICNQRIELSEVRLIYCVSKNVGTNLEAHSENDILVLLDMTPTAELLEEGLAREIINRIQKLKKKAKLIPTDEVVIFYRAIETNNTKNNESSKTTAKELTEIVVKHKSLIKAAIKSELLEYSEENICKRHPIINEIANVKGIDLELTICTAEENRLHSHTRIILADVFSPRYERSRSASVGLKNTATGEFITLPELYAEVDLNFGLYGVSYSVFVFDERQQQVRALQAMDLNEKINGQLLVVAREASDVDGQLFKSNAKAK from the exons ATGGTGATTAATAGCAAAATCACAACTGCTTCTAAGCATTTGCATAGCAATGATATTGAACGCGTACCGGAGACAATCCACTTTCCAACTGAAGAGCAGAATATATTGGAAATCTGGCAAAGAGAAAAAACTTTCGAGCATTGCATGCAACTATCCGAGCACAGGCCACG ATACACTTTCTACGACGGCCCTCCATTCGCCACCGGTCTGCCGCATTATGGTCACATTTTAGCTGGCACAATCAAAGACATTGTGACGCGTTATGCCTACCAACAAGGCTATCATGTGGAGCGCCGCTTTGGCTGGGATTGTCATGGTTTGCCGGTGGAGTTTGAAATTGACAAACAATTGAATATACGTGGACCAGAAGATGTGGCTAAGATGGGTATTGCCACATACAATGCTGAATGTCGCAAGATTGTTATGCGTTATGCCAAAGAATGGGAGGAGGTGGTGACGCGTATGGGGCGGTGGATTGATTTTCGAAATGATTACAAAACACTCTATCCATGGTACATGGAGTCGATTTGGTGGGTTTTCAAGCAACTCTACGATAAGGGGCTCGTCTATGAGGGTGTCAAAGTGATGCCATATTCCACAGCCTGCACAACGGCACTGTCAAATTTCGAATCGGGTCAGAATTACAAAGAGGTGGTAGACCCTTGCGTGGTGGTGGCTTTTGAGACACTCAATATGGAGAATACCTATATTCTCATATGGACAACTACACCTTGGACGTTGCCATCAAATTATGCTTGTGCGGTTAATCCAAATTTCATTTATGtgaag gtTCTCGATAAGAAGAGTCAACGCTTTTATATTTTGGCTGAGTCTCGCTTAAGTTCCGTCTACAAAACCGAGGATGATTATGAGATTGTGGATAAATTTCCCGGTCAGAAATTAGCCAACACTTCATATAAACCACCATTTCCCTATTTCCTCGAAAAAGGTGCAGCAGTGAATGCTTTTCGTGTACTTGTCGACGACTATGTGACCTCAGACTCCGGTACCGGTATAGTTCACAATGCGCCCTATTTTGGTGAAGACGATTATCGCATATGCCTAAATGCGGGCATTATAACGAAATCCAGTACGCCCATTTGTCCACTGGACGAAGTGGGACGTTTCACGGCAGAAATCACAGATTTCGTTGGTCTATATGTTAAGGATGCTGATAAGCAGATAATAGCGAAACTTAAGCAGCTCGGCACACTATTTTCAGTAGGACAAGTTAAACATAGTTATCCCTACTGTTGGCGTTCGGATACACCTTTGATTTATAAGGCAGTGCCCTCTTGGTTCGTGCGTGTCGAGCATATGTCGCAGAACTTGCGCGAGTGCAGCGCGCAAAGCCATTGGGTGCCGGAGAACGTGCGAGATGGGCGGTTTGGTAATTGGCTGAAAGAAGCGCGCGATTGGGCG ATAAGTCGCAATCGCTATTGGGGCACACCCATCCCCATATGGCGCTCAGCCAGTGGCGATGAAATCATTTGCGTTGGCAGCATTGAGCAATTGGCGGAATTATCTGGCAAACGTATTGAAGATTTGCACCGTGAGACGGTCGATGAAATCGAAATCCCGTCCGCCATACCAGGTCATCCACCACTTCGTCGCATTAACGCTGTGTTCGATTGCTGGTTCGAGTCCGGTTCAATGCCATTTGCTCAACAACATTTTCCTTTCGAAAATTCCCATAGTTTCATGCGTAATTTTCCGGCTGATTTCATTGCCGAGGGCATTGATCAAACACGTGGGTGGTTTTACACACTCTTGGTTATTTCCACGGCGCTTTTCAATAAAGTGCCCTTTAAGAACTTAATTGCGAATGGACTTGTCCTGGCTGCTGATGGTCAGAAAATGTCAAAACGTAAGAAAAACTATCCTGATCCCATGGAAGTGGTGAAAAAATATGGCGCTGATGCCCTACGCCTGTACTTAATCAACTCGCCAGTGGTGCGCGCCGAGAACTTGCGTTTCAAGGAGGAAGGTGTGCGTGAGATCATTAAAGACGTTTTCCTGCCACTCTACAATACTTATCGCTTCTTGTTGCAAAATATTGCGCGTTACGAGAAGGAAGATCTGCGCGGTCTGGCACGTTATCAATATGACAAAGAACGACATTTGCAGTCACTGGAGCACGCCACCTTGCTGGATATTTGGATAGTTTCTGTGAAGGAGTCTCTAGTTGAATTCTTCGCCAAAGAGATGAAACAATATCATCTCTATACTGTGGTGCCTCGTTTGACTAAGTTCATAGATCAGTTAACCAACTG GTACATTCGCTTGAATCGCCGCCGACTCAGAGGTGATCAAGGTGAAACCGATTGTCTTCAAGCCTTGGATACACTCTATTCCGTGCTCTTTGCACTGGTTCATCTGCTAGCACCCTTTACGCCATTTCTCTCCGAATACATTTACCAGCGCATTCTGCCTTTTGATCCGAACAGTGCCACCTTTGCAGGCACAACTTCAGTTCATCACCAATTAATGCCACAGGTTAATTCGAAATCCATACGTCTTGACATCGAGAAATCGGTGTCGTTGATGCAGACAGTTATCGAATTGGGTCGTGTCATGCGTGATCGCCGTACAATGCCTCTGAAATGTCCGCTCTCAGAAATCATCGTAATTCACAGTGATCCACATAGTTTAGCAGCCATCGATAGTCTGTCAGATTTCATACTTAGCGAGTTGAATGTTCGAAAATTGACACTCAGCTCTGAGAAGCAGAAATATGGTGTTACGTTGCGTGCAGAACCGGATCATAAG acacTGGGTCAACGCCTAAAAGCCGACTTCAAATCTATAATGGCTGCTTTAAAATCACTTACCGATGAGGAGATACAAACCCATGTATCCAACGGCTACTTCACTATATGCAATCAACGTATTGAACTCTCGGAAGTGCGGCTAATTTATTGTGTTTCGAAAAATGTAGGAACCAACTTGGAAGCGCATAGTGAAAATGATATACTCGTACTATTGGATATGACACCAACCGCGGAGTTATTGGAGGAGGGATTAGCGCGTGAAATCATAAATCGTATACAAAAGCTAAAGAAGAAAGCGAAGCTAATACCGACAGATGAGGTGGTGATTTTCTATCGCGCAATTGAAACGAATAATACGAAAAACAATGAGTCGAGCAAAACAACAGCTAAAGAGCTAACAGAAATTGTTGTTAAGCACAAAAGCTTGATTAAAGCTGCTATAAAATCGGAACTATTGGAATATAGTGAggaaaatatatgcaaaagGCACCCCATTATCAATGAGATTGCTAATGTGAAGGGTATCGATTTAGAACTGACTATTTGTACAGCAGAGGAAAATCGTCTGCACTCTCATACCCGTATAATACTCGCCGATGTATTCTCACCCCGTTATGAGCGGAGTAGAAGTGCGAGTGTGGGTTTGAAGAATACCGCAACGGGCGAATTTATTACGCTGCCCGAATTATATGCTGAGGTGGACTTGAACTTTGGTCTGTATGGTGTGAGTTATAGTGTATTTGTCTTTGATGAGAGACAACAGCAAGTACGCGCACTGCAGGCTATGGatttaaatgagaaaataaatGGGCAGTTGCTGGTGGTGGCACGGGAGGCGAGTGATGTGGACGGACAACTTTTTAAATCCAATgcaaaagctaaataa